The following proteins are encoded in a genomic region of Arachis ipaensis cultivar K30076 chromosome B02, Araip1.1, whole genome shotgun sequence:
- the LOC107627556 gene encoding uncharacterized protein LOC107627556: MDYTSASKLSRNSGTALEDKTHYRQLVGRLLYLTNTRPDIAYAMGRLSQFIDCPTNVHMQATQKVLRYLKGCPSVGFFFAADNDLKIIGFSNADWATCADSQRSITGHCFYFGRSLINWKSKKQSTIARSSSEAEYRALALATCQAQWLSYIMWDLGMPVIEPITLFCDNRSAIHIATNPIFYEKTTHIEVDCHTARNQHLSGLTHLMPVSSSNQLADFLTKALTPGPLQPIFSN; encoded by the coding sequence ATGGACTACACCTCTGCCTCTAAGTTGTCTCGGAACAGTGGTACAGCGCTTGAAGACAAAACTCATTACAGACAACTAGTTGGGAGGCTGCTCTATCTAACCAACACCAGACCAGACATAGCCTATGCTATGGGGAGGCTTAGCCAGTTCATTGATTGTCCCACCAATGTTCACATGCAAGCAACTCAGAAGGTGTTAAGGTACTTGAAAGGATGCCCATCAGTTGGCTTTTTCTTTGCAGCAGACAATGATCTCAAAATCATTGGTTTTTCAAATGCGGATTGGGCAACGTGTGCTGACTCTCAAAGATCCATCACTGGCCACTGTTTTTATTTTGGAAGATCCTTAATCAATTGGAAAAGTAAGAAACAGAGCACCATTGCTAGATCATCTTCAGAAGCGGAATATCGTGCGTTGGCTCTTGCAACTTGCCAAGCTCAATGGCTATCGTATATCATGTGGGACTTGGGAATGCCAGTCATAGAACCTATTACATTGTTCTGTGATAACAGATCCGCCATCCACATTGCTACAAACCCCATCTTTTATGAGAAAACAACGCATATAGAAGTAGACTGCCATACTGCGCGCAACCAACACCTCTCTGGACTCACCCACTTAATGCCAGTGTCCTCTTCAAACCAATTAGCTGATTTTCTCACAAAAGCTTTGACACCTGGCCCTTTGCAACCAATATTTTCAAACTAG